Proteins encoded within one genomic window of Mesorhizobium sp. AR10:
- a CDS encoding pyruvate dehydrogenase complex E1 component subunit beta — protein sequence MPIEILMPALSPTMEEGNLSKWLKNEGDKVVAGDVIAEIETDKATMEVEAVDEGTLAKIVVPAGTEGVKVNAVIAVLAVEGEDIDKAGEGIGEEPAKAETAAPAPAAVKSEVAAPVAAAPRAEIAADPDIPAGTEMVSTTVREALRDAMAEEMRRDGDVFVMGEEVAEYQGAYKITQGLLQEFGPRRVVDTPITEHGFAGVGVGAAMAGLKPIVEFMTFNFAMQAIDQIINSAAKTLYMSGGQMGAPIVFRGPNGAAARVAAQHSQCYAAWYSHIPGLKVVMPYTAADAKGLLKAAIRDPNPVIFLENEILYGQSFDVPKMGDFVLPIGKARVHKTGKDVTIVSFGIGMTYAIKAEAELRGMGIDVEIIDLRTIRPLDLDTVIASVKKTNRLVVVEEGYPQSSVGDHIANQVSQRAFDFLDAPVITIAGKDVPMPYAANLEKLALPNIGEVVEAVKAVTYR from the coding sequence ATGCCGATCGAAATTCTCATGCCCGCTCTCTCGCCGACCATGGAAGAGGGCAATCTTTCCAAGTGGTTGAAGAATGAAGGCGACAAGGTTGTTGCCGGTGATGTGATCGCCGAGATCGAAACCGACAAGGCGACGATGGAAGTCGAAGCCGTCGACGAAGGCACGCTCGCCAAGATCGTGGTTCCCGCCGGCACCGAAGGTGTCAAGGTCAACGCGGTGATCGCCGTGCTCGCGGTTGAGGGCGAAGACATCGACAAGGCTGGCGAAGGCATCGGCGAAGAGCCCGCCAAGGCTGAGACCGCCGCGCCAGCGCCTGCTGCGGTCAAGAGCGAGGTTGCGGCGCCCGTGGCGGCGGCTCCGAGGGCCGAAATCGCCGCTGATCCCGATATCCCTGCTGGCACCGAGATGGTTTCGACCACGGTGCGCGAAGCCTTGCGCGACGCGATGGCCGAGGAAATGCGCCGCGACGGCGACGTGTTCGTCATGGGCGAGGAAGTCGCCGAGTACCAGGGCGCCTACAAGATCACGCAAGGCCTGCTGCAGGAATTCGGACCACGGCGCGTCGTCGACACGCCGATCACCGAGCATGGTTTTGCCGGCGTCGGCGTTGGTGCGGCGATGGCCGGCCTGAAGCCGATCGTCGAGTTCATGACCTTCAACTTCGCCATGCAGGCGATCGACCAGATCATCAACTCCGCCGCCAAGACGCTCTATATGTCCGGCGGCCAGATGGGCGCGCCGATCGTCTTCCGTGGACCAAACGGTGCGGCCGCCCGCGTCGCGGCCCAGCATTCGCAGTGCTACGCCGCCTGGTACAGCCATATCCCCGGCCTGAAAGTGGTGATGCCGTATACGGCTGCCGACGCCAAAGGACTGCTCAAGGCGGCGATCCGCGACCCGAACCCGGTCATCTTCCTCGAGAACGAAATCCTCTACGGCCAGTCCTTCGACGTGCCGAAGATGGGCGATTTCGTGCTGCCGATAGGCAAGGCGCGTGTCCACAAGACGGGGAAGGATGTCACCATCGTCTCCTTCGGCATCGGCATGACCTACGCGATCAAGGCGGAAGCCGAGTTGCGCGGCATGGGCATCGATGTCGAGATCATCGACCTCAGGACCATCCGCCCGCTCGACCTCGACACGGTCATCGCCTCGGTGAAAAAAACCAACCGTCTGGTGGTGGTTGAAGAAGGCTATCCGCAGAGCTCGGTCGGCGACCATATCGCCAACCAGGTGTCGCAGCGCGCCTTCGATTTCCTTGACGCCCCGGTCATCACCATTGCCGGCAAGGACGTACCGATGCCCTATGCGGCGAACCTCGAAAAACTGGCGCTGCCCAATATCGGCGAGGTCGTCGAAGCGGTCAAAGCCGTCACGTATCGCTGA
- a CDS encoding pyruvate dehydrogenase complex dihydrolipoamide acetyltransferase, whose translation MPINITMPALSPTMEEGNLSKWLVKEGDKVSPGDVIAEIETDKATMEVEAVDEGTVAKLVVPAGTEGVKVNALIAVLAAEGEDTGAVAKSGGSAAPAKAEAPKAEAPKAEAAKAEVAKSEPAAAPAPKAEAAPAANGHASGERTFASPLARRIAKDAGVDVSAMKGSGPHGRVVKADVEAAIAGGGAKAAPATKAAPAGAPAAAAPAPKAMSDEQVLKLFAEGSYELVPHDNMRKTIARRLIEAKTTIPHFYLTLDCELDTLLALRTQLNAAAPVKKTEKGEAPAYKLSVNDMVIKAMAMALMAVPDANASWTDSAMVKHKHADVGVAVSIPGGLITPIIRHADEKTLSVISNEMKDLASRARSRKLKPEEYQGGTTAVSNLGMFGIKDFAAVINPPHATILAVGAGEQRAVVKNGEIKVATVMSVTLSTDHRAVDGALGAELLVAFKRLVENPMGMLV comes from the coding sequence ATGCCGATCAACATCACCATGCCGGCCCTGTCGCCCACGATGGAGGAGGGCAATCTCTCCAAATGGCTCGTCAAGGAGGGCGACAAGGTTTCGCCGGGCGATGTGATCGCCGAGATCGAGACCGACAAGGCAACGATGGAAGTCGAGGCCGTTGACGAAGGCACCGTCGCCAAGCTGGTTGTTCCGGCCGGCACCGAAGGCGTCAAGGTCAATGCGCTGATCGCCGTGCTGGCGGCTGAGGGCGAGGATACAGGGGCTGTCGCCAAAAGCGGCGGTAGTGCAGCGCCGGCAAAGGCCGAGGCTCCGAAGGCTGAAGCTCCCAAGGCCGAAGCAGCAAAGGCTGAAGTGGCGAAATCGGAGCCTGCAGCTGCACCAGCGCCCAAGGCAGAAGCGGCTCCGGCCGCCAACGGTCATGCAAGCGGCGAGCGCACCTTCGCCTCGCCACTGGCCCGTCGCATCGCCAAGGATGCTGGTGTCGATGTCTCGGCGATGAAAGGCTCCGGCCCCCACGGCCGCGTCGTCAAGGCCGATGTAGAGGCGGCGATCGCCGGTGGTGGCGCCAAGGCTGCACCGGCCACGAAAGCGGCTCCCGCGGGCGCTCCGGCTGCTGCGGCACCTGCACCCAAGGCGATGTCGGACGAGCAGGTGCTGAAGCTGTTCGCCGAAGGCTCCTACGAGCTCGTCCCGCACGACAACATGCGCAAGACCATTGCGCGGCGGCTGATCGAGGCCAAGACCACCATTCCGCATTTCTACCTGACGCTCGACTGCGAGCTCGATACGCTGCTGGCGCTGCGCACGCAGCTCAATGCCGCGGCCCCGGTGAAGAAGACCGAAAAGGGCGAGGCGCCGGCCTATAAGCTGTCGGTCAACGACATGGTCATCAAGGCGATGGCGATGGCACTGATGGCGGTGCCGGATGCCAACGCCTCCTGGACCGACAGCGCCATGGTCAAGCACAAGCATGCCGATGTCGGCGTTGCCGTGTCGATCCCAGGCGGACTGATCACGCCGATCATCCGCCATGCCGACGAAAAGACGCTGTCGGTCATTTCCAACGAGATGAAGGACCTTGCCAGCCGCGCGCGCAGCCGCAAGCTGAAGCCGGAAGAGTATCAGGGCGGCACCACGGCGGTGTCCAACCTCGGCATGTTCGGCATCAAGGATTTTGCCGCCGTCATCAACCCGCCGCATGCGACGATCCTAGCGGTGGGTGCGGGCGAGCAGCGTGCGGTGGTCAAGAACGGCGAGATCAAGGTCGCCACCGTGATGTCGGTGACACTGTCGACCGATCACCGTGCCGTCGATGGTGCGCTCGGCGCCGAACTGCTCGTCGCCTTCAAGCGGCTGGTCGAAAACCCGATGGGTATGCTGGTCTAG
- a CDS encoding SGNH/GDSL hydrolase family protein codes for MKTILCYGDSLTWGYDAASLGRHPLEDRWPSVLQAALGGGVEVIAEGLNGRTTAFDDHLASADRNGARLLPTILMTHAPIDLIIILLGANDMKPWIHGNPVAAKQGIQRLIDIVRGHDYPFDWAAPQILIVAPPAVSRTDNAEFKEMFAGGDEASKRLAPQYSALADEAGCGFFDAGTVAMTTPLDGVHLDAENTRKIGQALLPLVRVMLEL; via the coding sequence ATGAAGACGATCCTCTGCTACGGCGATTCGCTGACCTGGGGTTATGATGCGGCGAGCCTCGGCCGCCACCCGCTGGAGGATCGCTGGCCGAGCGTGCTGCAAGCGGCGCTGGGCGGTGGCGTGGAAGTCATTGCCGAAGGCCTGAACGGCCGCACCACGGCCTTCGACGATCATCTGGCCAGTGCCGACCGCAACGGCGCAAGGCTGTTGCCGACGATCCTTATGACACATGCGCCGATCGACCTGATCATCATCTTGCTTGGCGCCAACGACATGAAGCCGTGGATCCACGGCAATCCGGTCGCCGCCAAGCAGGGCATCCAGCGCCTGATCGACATCGTGCGGGGCCACGACTACCCGTTCGACTGGGCCGCGCCGCAGATCCTCATCGTCGCGCCACCTGCGGTCAGCCGGACGGACAATGCCGAGTTCAAGGAAATGTTTGCCGGCGGCGATGAAGCGTCAAAGCGGCTGGCGCCGCAATATTCGGCTCTTGCCGACGAGGCCGGCTGCGGCTTCTTCGATGCCGGCACGGTGGCGATGACCACGCCGCTCGACGGTGTCCATCTCGACGCGGAAAACACACGAAAGATTGGTCAGGCGCTGTTGCCGCTCGTGCGCGTGATGCTGGAACTTTAG
- the lpdA gene encoding dihydrolipoyl dehydrogenase produces MAESYDVIIVGSGPGGYVTAVRSAQLGFKTAIVEREHLGGICLNWGCIPTKALLRSAEIMHYSDHLKDYGLKIDGKVSVDTAAVVDRSRKVSLRLNGGVAFLMKKNKVDVIWGEAKLSKPGEIVVSKTAKKPMEPQPPVPKGVKGEGTYSAKHIILATGARPRALPGIEPDGKLIWTYFEAMVPKEMPKSLLVMGSGAIGIEFASFYRTMGAEVTVVELLPAVMPVEDAEVSKFAQKQFEKQGMKIVLEAKVTKVEKGANSVTAHIEMKDGKVEKITADRMISAVGVQGNIENLGLETLGVKTERGCVVVDGYGKTNVPGIYAIGDVAGPPMLAHKAEHEGVVCVEKIANLPGVHATDKLKIPGCTYCNPQVASVGLTEAKAKADGKDIRVGRFQFGANGKAIALGEDQGFIKTIFDKKTGQLLGAHMVGAEVTELIQGFVVAMNLETTEEELMHTIFPHPTLSEMMKESVLDAYGRALNA; encoded by the coding sequence GTGGCTGAATCCTACGACGTCATCATTGTCGGCTCCGGTCCCGGCGGCTATGTCACGGCGGTGCGTTCCGCCCAGCTCGGCTTCAAGACGGCGATCGTCGAACGCGAACATCTCGGCGGCATCTGTCTCAACTGGGGCTGCATCCCGACCAAGGCGCTGCTGCGCTCGGCCGAGATCATGCACTATTCGGATCATCTGAAGGACTATGGGCTGAAGATCGACGGCAAGGTCAGTGTCGACACCGCCGCCGTGGTCGACCGTTCGCGAAAAGTCTCGTTGCGGCTGAACGGCGGCGTCGCCTTCCTGATGAAGAAGAACAAGGTCGACGTGATCTGGGGCGAAGCCAAGCTCTCCAAGCCAGGAGAGATCGTCGTCTCCAAGACGGCCAAGAAGCCGATGGAGCCGCAGCCGCCGGTGCCGAAAGGCGTCAAGGGCGAGGGCACCTACAGCGCCAAGCACATTATTCTCGCCACTGGCGCCAGGCCGCGGGCGCTGCCCGGTATCGAGCCGGATGGCAAACTGATCTGGACCTATTTCGAGGCGATGGTGCCAAAGGAGATGCCGAAATCGCTGCTGGTGATGGGCTCTGGCGCCATCGGCATCGAATTCGCTTCGTTCTACCGCACCATGGGTGCGGAGGTGACGGTGGTCGAACTGCTGCCGGCGGTGATGCCGGTCGAGGACGCCGAGGTCTCGAAGTTCGCGCAAAAGCAGTTCGAGAAGCAAGGCATGAAGATCGTTCTCGAAGCCAAGGTGACCAAGGTCGAGAAGGGCGCCAACTCGGTGACCGCGCATATCGAGATGAAGGACGGCAAGGTTGAGAAGATCACCGCCGACCGGATGATCTCGGCGGTCGGCGTGCAGGGCAATATCGAGAACCTCGGGCTGGAAACGCTCGGCGTCAAGACCGAGCGTGGCTGCGTCGTCGTCGATGGTTACGGCAAGACCAATGTGCCGGGCATCTATGCGATCGGCGATGTTGCCGGACCCCCGATGCTCGCCCACAAGGCCGAGCATGAGGGTGTGGTGTGCGTCGAAAAGATCGCCAATTTGCCGGGCGTTCACGCCACCGACAAGCTGAAGATCCCGGGCTGCACCTACTGCAACCCGCAGGTCGCCTCGGTCGGGTTGACCGAAGCCAAGGCGAAGGCCGATGGCAAGGACATCCGTGTCGGCCGCTTTCAGTTCGGCGCCAACGGCAAGGCGATCGCGTTGGGCGAGGACCAGGGTTTTATCAAAACCATCTTCGACAAGAAGACCGGGCAGCTGCTTGGCGCGCATATGGTCGGCGCCGAAGTGACCGAGCTGATCCAGGGGTTTGTGGTGGCGATGAACCTGGAAACGACAGAAGAAGAGCTGATGCACACGATCTTCCCGCACCCGACCCTGTCCGAGATGATGAAGGAAAGCGTGCTCGACGCCTATGGCCGCGCGCTGAACGCATGA
- a CDS encoding GlsB/YeaQ/YmgE family stress response membrane protein yields MDVNGVGWIAAIIIGGLAGWFAEMFMKSNTGILMNIVLGIVGAIVLNAILQALNIGVFGVGWIAYLITGFIGACLLIAVARMVRR; encoded by the coding sequence ATGGACGTGAATGGCGTGGGCTGGATCGCAGCCATCATCATCGGAGGGCTGGCAGGCTGGTTCGCCGAGATGTTCATGAAGAGCAACACCGGCATCTTGATGAACATCGTTCTCGGCATTGTCGGTGCGATCGTGCTGAATGCCATCCTGCAGGCACTCAACATCGGTGTCTTCGGCGTCGGCTGGATCGCCTATCTGATCACCGGCTTTATCGGTGCCTGCCTGCTGATCGCGGTCGCACGCATGGTGCGCCGTTAA
- the lipA gene encoding lipoyl synthase has product MVTVLDTIANAPRLRHPEKAHKPDQEVLRKPDWIRVKAPMSKGYAETREIVKSHKLVTVCEEAGCPNIGECWEKKHATFMIMGEICTRACAFCNVATGIPTALDADEPARVAHAVRQMGLTHVVITSVDRDDLADGGAQHFAEVIRAIRAATPLTTIEILTPDFLRKEGALEIVVAAKPDVFNHNLETVPSNYLTVRPGARYFHSIRLLQRVKELDPSIFTKSGIMVGLGEERNEILQLMDDLRSANVDFMTIGQYLQPSKKHHPVIRFITPEEFKSFETIGRTKGFLLVASSPLTRSSHHAGDDFARLRAAREALLKKSS; this is encoded by the coding sequence ATGGTCACCGTCCTCGACACGATCGCCAACGCGCCGCGCCTGCGGCACCCTGAAAAGGCGCACAAGCCCGATCAGGAGGTGCTGCGCAAGCCTGACTGGATCCGCGTCAAGGCGCCGATGTCGAAGGGCTACGCCGAAACGCGCGAGATCGTGAAGTCGCACAAGCTGGTGACGGTGTGCGAGGAGGCCGGTTGCCCGAATATCGGCGAGTGCTGGGAGAAGAAGCACGCCACGTTCATGATCATGGGCGAGATCTGCACGCGCGCCTGCGCCTTCTGCAACGTCGCCACCGGCATCCCGACGGCGCTTGATGCCGACGAGCCGGCGCGTGTCGCGCACGCTGTCAGGCAGATGGGCCTGACCCATGTCGTCATCACCTCCGTCGACCGCGACGATCTTGCCGATGGCGGCGCGCAGCATTTCGCTGAGGTTATCCGTGCGATCCGGGCGGCAACGCCTTTGACCACCATCGAAATCCTGACGCCCGACTTCCTGCGCAAGGAAGGCGCGTTGGAGATCGTGGTGGCGGCCAAGCCGGACGTCTTCAACCACAATCTGGAGACTGTGCCATCGAACTACCTGACGGTTCGGCCGGGCGCGCGCTATTTCCACTCGATCCGGCTGCTGCAGCGGGTGAAGGAGCTCGATCCGTCGATCTTCACCAAATCCGGCATCATGGTCGGGCTTGGCGAAGAGCGGAACGAGATCCTGCAGTTGATGGACGATCTGCGCTCGGCCAATGTCGACTTCATGACCATCGGCCAGTATCTGCAGCCGTCGAAGAAGCATCATCCGGTGATCCGCTTCATCACGCCGGAGGAGTTCAAATCCTTCGAGACGATCGGCCGGACCAAGGGTTTTTTGCTGGTGGCGTCGAGCCCGCTGACGCGCTCGTCGCATCACGCCGGCGACGATTTCGCCAGGTTGCGTGCGGCGCGTGAAGCTCTGCTCAAGAAATCATCCTAA
- a CDS encoding type II toxin-antitoxin system RatA family toxin, translating to MPKFEANRRVSHTPEQMFALVADVETYPQFLPLCEALTVRSRKERDGRTMLVADMSVGYKAIRETFTTQVLLKPDENAIDVKYIDGPFKYLSNVWRFEPADGGCTVRFFIDYEFKSRILGAVMGTMFDRAFRMFAEAFEKRADIIYGTTPVS from the coding sequence ATGCCGAAATTTGAAGCCAATCGCCGGGTTTCCCACACGCCGGAGCAGATGTTCGCGCTGGTCGCGGATGTCGAGACCTATCCGCAATTCCTGCCGCTTTGCGAGGCGCTGACGGTTCGCTCGCGCAAGGAGCGTGATGGACGCACCATGCTCGTCGCCGATATGAGCGTCGGCTACAAGGCGATCCGTGAGACCTTTACCACGCAGGTGCTTTTGAAGCCTGACGAGAACGCCATCGACGTCAAATACATCGACGGCCCGTTCAAATATCTGAGCAATGTCTGGCGCTTCGAGCCGGCCGATGGCGGCTGTACCGTCCGCTTCTTCATCGACTACGAGTTCAAGAGCCGCATCCTGGGCGCGGTGATGGGAACCATGTTCGACCGCGCCTTCCGCATGTTTGCCGAGGCTTTCGAGAAACGCGCCGACATCATCTACGGAACGACACCGGTCTCGTGA
- a CDS encoding CinA family protein, whose product MSNAELANAMLLACQQRGIMLATAESCTGGMIIAALTDIAGSSAVVDRGFITYSNEAKMEMLGVSAATLDAHGAVSRETVLEMAAGALAHSRASLSLAVTGIAGPGGGSADKPVGLVWFGLALAGQPVVAERQLFGHKGREFIRHETVRHALQLGLRALGDPHETGVVP is encoded by the coding sequence ATGAGCAACGCCGAGCTCGCAAACGCCATGCTCCTGGCATGCCAGCAACGCGGTATCATGCTGGCAACGGCCGAAAGCTGTACCGGTGGTATGATCATCGCCGCGCTCACCGACATCGCCGGCTCATCCGCCGTCGTCGATCGCGGTTTCATCACCTATTCCAACGAGGCCAAGATGGAGATGCTCGGCGTATCCGCCGCCACACTCGACGCGCATGGTGCCGTCTCGCGCGAAACGGTGCTGGAGATGGCGGCCGGCGCGCTGGCACACTCGCGCGCGAGCCTCTCTCTAGCCGTTACCGGCATTGCCGGTCCAGGCGGCGGGTCGGCCGACAAGCCGGTCGGTCTTGTCTGGTTCGGCCTTGCCCTGGCCGGCCAGCCGGTTGTCGCCGAGCGCCAGCTGTTTGGTCACAAGGGTCGCGAATTCATCCGCCACGAAACGGTGAGGCATGCGCTGCAACTCGGTCTGCGCGCACTCGGCGACCCTCACGAGACCGGTGTCGTTCCGTAG
- a CDS encoding bifunctional 2-C-methyl-D-erythritol 4-phosphate cytidylyltransferase/2-C-methyl-D-erythritol 2,4-cyclodiphosphate synthase, producing the protein MTDASEKQASRDDRVGVVIVAAGRGARAGQADGPKQYQSIGGRAVIARTLDMFLAHPRTGPVVVAIHADDRELFRRAAGANADRVIAVIGGASRQASVRLGLLALREHAPSRVLVHDAVRPFVDAGLIERTIEAIAERQGALPALPVADTLKRESTAGMIEETVSRNGLHAAQTPQGFPFWPILAAHEKAHHLGKTDFTDDAAIAEWAHIPVKIVQGSPDNVKLTWARDIAMADQRLSGEQPRFPDIRTGNGYDVHAFEPGDHVTLCGVSIPHGKKLSGHSDADVGLHALTDALLATCGAGDIGTHFPPSDPQWKGAASRIFVEHAARLVRERGGRIANADITLICEAPRVGPHREAMTETLSAMLGISRDRISIKATTNEKLGFVGREEGIAAIATASVVFPGEVPA; encoded by the coding sequence ATGACAGATGCAAGCGAAAAGCAGGCTTCGAGGGACGACAGGGTTGGCGTGGTCATCGTCGCCGCCGGCCGCGGCGCGCGCGCGGGACAGGCCGATGGACCGAAACAGTACCAAAGCATCGGCGGCCGCGCCGTCATTGCGCGCACGCTGGACATGTTTCTGGCGCATCCGAGAACCGGCCCAGTCGTTGTCGCCATCCACGCGGACGACCGCGAGCTTTTCCGGCGGGCGGCAGGCGCGAATGCCGACCGAGTCATCGCCGTGATCGGCGGCGCGTCGAGGCAGGCCTCGGTTAGGCTCGGCCTGCTGGCATTGAGGGAACATGCGCCGAGCCGGGTTCTCGTCCATGACGCCGTGCGCCCGTTCGTCGACGCCGGATTGATAGAGCGCACGATCGAAGCCATAGCCGAGCGTCAGGGAGCGCTGCCAGCTCTGCCCGTCGCCGACACGCTGAAGCGAGAGTCGACCGCCGGCATGATCGAAGAGACGGTCTCCAGGAACGGGCTTCATGCCGCCCAGACGCCGCAGGGCTTTCCATTCTGGCCGATCCTGGCCGCGCACGAAAAAGCCCATCATCTGGGCAAGACGGATTTCACCGACGACGCCGCGATCGCCGAATGGGCGCATATTCCGGTGAAAATCGTTCAGGGATCACCGGACAATGTCAAACTGACCTGGGCAAGGGATATCGCGATGGCGGATCAGCGGCTTTCCGGCGAGCAGCCGCGTTTTCCCGACATCCGCACCGGCAATGGCTACGACGTCCATGCTTTCGAGCCTGGCGACCACGTCACTTTATGTGGCGTCTCGATTCCGCACGGCAAGAAACTGTCCGGCCATTCCGATGCCGATGTCGGTCTCCATGCCTTGACCGACGCATTGCTCGCCACCTGCGGCGCCGGCGACATCGGCACGCATTTCCCGCCCTCCGATCCGCAATGGAAGGGCGCGGCCTCGCGGATCTTCGTCGAGCACGCGGCCAGGCTGGTGCGCGAGCGCGGCGGCCGCATCGCCAACGCCGATATCACGCTGATCTGCGAGGCGCCCCGCGTCGGGCCGCATCGCGAGGCGATGACCGAAACCCTTTCGGCAATGCTTGGAATTTCCCGCGACCGCATCTCGATCAAGGCGACAACCAACGAGAAACTCGGCTTTGTCGGTCGCGAGGAAGGCATAGCAGCGATCGCCACCGCCAGCGTCGTGTTTCCGGGCGAAGTCCCCGCATGA
- the dusB gene encoding tRNA dihydrouridine synthase DusB, giving the protein MPDLTKLASPLDVGGVRIRNRVFLAPMSGITDEPFRQRAYAHGAGLVVSEMVASGELAKGRAGCDLRIRHSGLPVHMVQLAGREAAHMAEGARIAAGEGADIIDINMGCPAKKVTGGYAGSALMRDLDHALSLIEAVVGAVAVPVTVKMRLGWDESALNAPMLARRAEQAGVRMVTVHGRTRCQFYQGKADWRAIARIKDAVSIPVVANGDVGSPAEATDILDQSGADAVMIGRAHYGAPWTAGSIAATAAGEAASGVPASPQALADYVISHYEDMLALYGVESGLRQARKHLGWYLDRHATGVADDRRKAILTSFEPARVIAVLREVFSSAAEANLRSAA; this is encoded by the coding sequence ATGCCTGATTTGACCAAATTGGCTTCTCCGCTGGACGTGGGCGGCGTGAGAATTCGCAATCGCGTCTTTCTCGCGCCGATGTCGGGGATAACCGACGAGCCCTTCCGGCAGCGCGCCTATGCGCATGGCGCTGGACTGGTCGTGTCCGAGATGGTGGCGAGCGGCGAACTTGCCAAGGGCAGGGCCGGCTGCGACTTGCGCATCCGTCACTCCGGATTGCCGGTCCATATGGTTCAGCTTGCCGGCCGCGAGGCGGCGCATATGGCCGAGGGCGCAAGAATCGCTGCGGGCGAGGGTGCCGACATCATCGACATCAACATGGGCTGCCCGGCCAAGAAGGTGACGGGCGGCTATGCCGGCTCGGCGCTGATGCGCGATCTCGATCACGCGCTGTCGCTGATCGAGGCGGTGGTCGGCGCCGTCGCGGTGCCGGTCACGGTCAAGATGCGACTCGGCTGGGACGAGAGCGCGCTCAACGCGCCGATGCTGGCGCGCCGCGCCGAGCAGGCCGGCGTCAGGATGGTGACGGTGCATGGCCGCACGCGCTGCCAGTTCTACCAGGGCAAGGCCGACTGGCGCGCCATCGCCCGCATCAAGGACGCCGTGTCGATCCCGGTCGTTGCCAATGGCGATGTCGGCTCGCCGGCAGAGGCAACCGATATCCTCGACCAGTCGGGCGCCGATGCGGTGATGATCGGCCGCGCGCATTATGGCGCGCCGTGGACGGCAGGCAGCATCGCGGCGACGGCAGCAGGGGAAGCAGCATCCGGCGTGCCCGCAAGCCCGCAAGCCCTGGCCGACTACGTCATCTCCCACTACGAGGACATGCTGGCGCTCTATGGCGTCGAAAGCGGGCTGCGCCAGGCGCGCAAGCATCTTGGCTGGTATCTCGACCGTCACGCTACCGGCGTCGCCGATGATCGGCGCAAGGCCATTCTCACCTCATTCGAGCCGGCACGTGTCATTGCGGTGCTGCGCGAGGTGTTTTCAAGCGCTGCCGAAGCAAACCTACGGAGCGCGGCATGA
- a CDS encoding two-component system sensor histidine kinase NtrB, producing the protein MNANVTQSTDKAEAAHIVLNTIRRPVIMVDTDGFITYANADAEDFFRSSATMLARNTLSKLIPFGSPLLTLVDQVRERRAPVNEYRVDVSSPRLGIEKVVDLYVAPVPEFPGSVVVMFQERSMADKIDRQMTHRGAARSVTGLAAMLAHEIKNPLSGIRGAAQLLELSASDEDRALTRLITDETDRIVSLVDRMEVFSDERPIDRYPVNIHVVLDHVKAIAKNGFAKRIKILEDYDPSLPPVFANRDQLIQVFLNLVKNAAEAIGGDPQGEIILSTAFRPGIRVSVPGTQDRVSLPLEFCVRDNGSGVSEDILPILFDPFITTKPNGSGLGLALVAKIVGEHGGIIECESMPRGTTFRILMPAWKETPFDAADDDGEGDRK; encoded by the coding sequence ATGAACGCCAACGTCACACAGAGCACAGACAAGGCGGAAGCCGCCCATATCGTGCTCAACACCATCCGCCGCCCGGTGATCATGGTCGATACGGACGGGTTCATCACCTATGCCAATGCCGATGCCGAGGACTTTTTTCGCTCGAGCGCGACCATGCTCGCCCGCAATACGCTGTCCAAGCTCATTCCGTTCGGCAGTCCGCTACTGACGCTTGTCGATCAGGTGCGCGAGCGCCGGGCGCCGGTCAACGAATACCGGGTGGATGTGTCCTCGCCGCGGCTTGGCATCGAGAAGGTCGTCGACCTCTATGTCGCGCCGGTGCCGGAATTTCCGGGCTCTGTCGTGGTGATGTTCCAGGAACGGTCGATGGCCGACAAGATCGACCGGCAGATGACACATCGTGGTGCGGCGCGCTCGGTCACCGGCCTTGCCGCCATGCTGGCGCATGAGATCAAGAACCCGCTGTCCGGCATACGCGGGGCTGCCCAGTTGCTCGAACTGTCGGCTTCCGACGAGGATCGGGCGCTGACCCGGCTCATCACCGACGAGACCGACCGCATCGTCTCGCTGGTCGATCGCATGGAGGTGTTTTCCGACGAGCGGCCGATCGACCGCTACCCGGTCAACATCCATGTCGTGCTCGATCATGTGAAGGCGATCGCCAAGAACGGTTTTGCCAAGCGGATCAAGATATTGGAGGATTATGATCCATCGTTGCCTCCGGTCTTTGCCAATCGCGACCAACTCATCCAGGTGTTTCTGAATTTGGTCAAGAATGCCGCCGAGGCGATTGGCGGCGACCCACAAGGCGAGATCATCCTGTCGACCGCGTTCAGGCCGGGCATCCGTGTTTCCGTTCCGGGAACGCAGGACCGTGTCTCGCTACCGCTGGAATTCTGCGTGCGCGACAACGGTTCGGGTGTGTCCGAAGACATCCTGCCGATCCTGTTCGACCCCTTCATCACCACCAAGCCCAATGGCTCGGGACTCGGTCTGGCACTGGTTGCGAAAATCGTCGGCGAGCATGGCGGCATCATCGAATGCGAATCGATGCCGCGCGGAACCACCTTCCGCATCCTGATGCCGGCCTGGAAAGAAACACCGTTCGACGCAGCTGATGACGATGGCGAAGGAGACCGCAAATGA